Proteins co-encoded in one Chitinophagales bacterium genomic window:
- the yajC gene encoding preprotein translocase subunit YajC: MMLISVLLAQAAGPDPMMNVFFIVAIVFVFYFFMIRPQSRRAKTQREFLDNLQKGDRVITIGGIHGRIAKLNDNTVLLEVDTNGTKLKVERSVISMEFTNAYHTSENSVEESRDNVKAS; encoded by the coding sequence ATGATGTTGATTTCTGTATTATTGGCACAAGCTGCGGGTCCAGACCCGATGATGAATGTTTTCTTTATAGTTGCCATCGTGTTTGTTTTTTACTTTTTTATGATTCGCCCACAATCTCGGCGTGCAAAAACCCAAAGAGAATTTTTGGACAATCTACAGAAAGGTGATAGAGTCATAACGATAGGCGGGATTCACGGTCGAATTGCAAAATTAAACGACAATACAGTTCTACTTGAAGTAGATACGAATGGTACAAAATTGAAGGTAGAACGCTCAGTGATTTCTATGGAATTTACCAATGCTTATCATACAAGTGAAAATTCTGTTGAAGAATCAAGAGATAACGTGAAGGCTTCTTAG
- the ccsA gene encoding cytochrome c biogenesis protein CcsA: MNQYSFFVKTFLKKNWWKYIGVALIVYSLIAGMLIHIPPLPIIYESIRNLFYHVPMWFAMIMILLMSVIFSIRHLQTNHPLYDVIAAQTASVGLLFGCLGMVTGMLWATYTWGEPWSNDPQQMSSAIALLIYFAYFVLRGSMEDADKRGKVSAVYNIFAFCAFIPLIFVVPRLTDSLHPGKGGNPAFNSLDLDSTMRMVFYPAIIGWIFVGMWIASLKTRLELIRLKKLEMM, translated from the coding sequence ATGAATCAGTATAGCTTTTTTGTAAAAACCTTTCTAAAGAAAAATTGGTGGAAATACATCGGTGTTGCGCTGATAGTTTACAGCCTCATTGCAGGTATGTTGATACACATTCCTCCTTTACCGATTATTTATGAGAGTATTCGCAATTTGTTTTATCATGTACCTATGTGGTTTGCCATGATTATGATTTTATTGATGTCTGTCATTTTCAGTATCAGACACCTGCAAACGAATCACCCATTATACGACGTGATTGCTGCTCAAACCGCAAGTGTAGGTTTGTTGTTTGGATGCTTGGGTATGGTGACAGGAATGTTGTGGGCTACTTATACTTGGGGTGAACCGTGGAGCAATGATCCTCAACAAATGTCTTCTGCTATTGCGCTGTTGATATACTTTGCTTACTTTGTGCTTCGAGGTTCGATGGAAGATGCGGATAAACGTGGCAAAGTTTCGGCGGTTTACAATATCTTTGCTTTTTGCGCCTTTATTCCTTTGATTTTTGTTGTACCCCGCTTGACCGATTCTTTGCATCCAGGAAAAGGAGGAAACCCTGCTTTCAATTCGCTTGACTTGGATTCAACGATGCGAATGGTGTTTTATCCAGCAATTATCGGTTGGATATTTGTCGGTATGTGGATTGCTTCTTTGAAAACCCGTTTGGAGTTGATTCGTTTGAAGAAGCTGGAAATGATGTAG
- a CDS encoding thioredoxin family protein, giving the protein MVKKLSLGLLMSLWVATAAVGQNDEEILSKEVLAERLDYFFKGSWEKLQKKAAKKKQLILVDFYTDWCKVCKQMKQVVFASVEARAYFPETYMVYSLNAEDRQDVAQKFNVSQYPTYIFLNDKGEEIQRLTGMMTKTSFLQASQAAAKPIVPYTQFSFFR; this is encoded by the coding sequence ATGGTAAAAAAGTTGAGTTTGGGGTTGCTGATGTCTTTGTGGGTTGCAACGGCTGCTGTTGGTCAAAACGATGAGGAGATTTTGTCGAAAGAGGTCTTAGCTGAAAGGTTGGATTATTTCTTCAAAGGCAGTTGGGAGAAGCTCCAAAAAAAAGCTGCAAAAAAGAAACAATTGATTTTAGTGGATTTCTATACAGATTGGTGCAAAGTCTGCAAACAAATGAAACAAGTTGTATTTGCAAGTGTTGAGGCAAGAGCATATTTTCCCGAAACATATATGGTGTATAGCCTCAATGCCGAAGACCGTCAGGATGTAGCCCAAAAATTCAATGTTTCGCAGTATCCGACGTATATTTTCTTGAATGACAAAGGAGAAGAAATTCAGAGATTGACAGGTATGATGACCAAAACGAGCTTTTTGCAGGCAAGTCAGGCCGCTGCAAAACCTATTGTTCCTTACACTCAGTTTTCTTTTTTTAGGTGA
- a CDS encoding HD domain-containing protein — MPSTIMELSNPLTNQAKECLSTKYLRKVARFASKLLKTNLPKNLVFHNHQHTWEVVQAAYEIGKNSGLKEDEIEILMIAAWFHDIGHTVQYMGHEDASKQIATEYLQKINYPAGKLQQVLDCIEATRMPQNPTNTMQKIMCDADLYHFTLPSYLAKKELLRKEWELVFDKIYSDKAWNEMNLDFLKMHHYCTDYGEAVLSKRKDKNIHRCEKTLE, encoded by the coding sequence ATGCCTTCTACCATTATGGAACTTTCAAATCCACTAACGAACCAAGCCAAAGAATGTTTGAGTACCAAATACCTACGTAAAGTAGCGAGATTTGCCTCCAAATTACTCAAAACAAACCTTCCCAAAAATCTTGTATTTCACAACCATCAACACACATGGGAAGTAGTTCAGGCGGCTTATGAGATTGGTAAAAACAGCGGATTGAAAGAAGATGAAATAGAAATATTGATGATTGCAGCATGGTTTCATGATATTGGACACACCGTTCAATACATGGGACATGAAGATGCGAGCAAACAAATTGCCACAGAATATTTACAAAAAATCAATTATCCTGCTGGAAAATTGCAGCAAGTATTGGATTGTATTGAAGCTACCCGAATGCCTCAAAATCCTACCAATACGATGCAAAAGATTATGTGCGATGCCGATTTATACCACTTCACATTGCCCTCTTATCTTGCTAAAAAAGAACTTTTGCGAAAAGAATGGGAGTTGGTATTCGATAAGATATATTCCGATAAAGCATGGAACGAAATGAACCTTGATTTTCTGAAAATGCACCACTATTGCACTGATTATGGTGAAGCAGTATTGTCGAAGCGAAAAGACAAAAACATCCATCGTTGTGAAAAAACATTGGAGTAA
- a CDS encoding TlpA disulfide reductase family protein, translating to MKKTLFLYLFLFFYSFPNLCAQNSAVLSGKITNAQGKALGMNLTPIFLQGQQPDYVVELASNNEFNIHLNPMDAPRIVTLLHGKRNIEVYIEPGDSVFVDIDMNQFNKKTSFEGGDINNFFFSELPKSIPTQKKALLEKQGGPKEYRALMDSVIAVQHQLLEEYANTHTISEEAMNFGTLQIDYQYANHLLTYVFNLNRRRGKQPSVDKDYFSFLEEMIVENPALANLQAYSSFLNNYMTYQLLVKMRKTPRYDASKYYADLCAIDRATIKDKFLLSMILTQHLVEGLQRSRVEDLKEHYLYAMENTKTEKYTIAVKYVYDQVKHLEAGTVAPDFKVLNIDGEEVALSDFIGKVVYMDFWASWCGPCKQQIPHAKKLKEKFHDKDVVFLYLSIDKNEKQWRDFVTNKELSGVQLIAGKEKNNISQVYRVSGVPKYILVDKEGKIADSMAKRPSEDGIEDDIEGLLTEPVKSN from the coding sequence ATGAAAAAAACACTTTTCCTCTACCTTTTTCTATTCTTTTATTCTTTCCCAAATCTTTGCGCCCAAAATAGTGCTGTATTGAGTGGCAAAATTACCAATGCACAAGGTAAAGCACTTGGCATGAACCTAACACCTATTTTTCTACAAGGACAACAACCTGATTATGTGGTTGAATTGGCTTCAAATAATGAATTTAACATTCACCTCAACCCTATGGATGCGCCAAGAATCGTGACCCTTCTACATGGCAAACGTAATATTGAAGTCTATATCGAACCAGGTGATAGCGTATTTGTGGATATAGATATGAATCAGTTTAACAAAAAAACCTCCTTTGAAGGAGGTGATATCAACAACTTTTTCTTTTCTGAATTGCCAAAGAGTATCCCGACTCAAAAGAAAGCATTGTTGGAAAAACAGGGCGGCCCTAAAGAGTATCGTGCGTTAATGGACAGTGTTATTGCTGTTCAACATCAACTTTTGGAGGAATATGCCAATACACACACTATTTCGGAGGAAGCAATGAATTTTGGTACTTTGCAAATTGATTATCAATATGCCAATCACCTACTAACTTACGTGTTCAACCTCAATCGAAGACGTGGAAAACAACCTTCTGTGGACAAGGATTACTTTAGCTTTTTGGAGGAAATGATTGTTGAAAATCCCGCTTTGGCAAATTTGCAGGCGTATTCCAGCTTTTTGAACAACTATATGACCTATCAGCTTTTGGTCAAAATGAGAAAAACGCCCCGATATGATGCTTCAAAGTATTATGCTGATTTGTGTGCAATTGATAGGGCAACTATCAAGGATAAATTTTTACTTTCGATGATACTTACCCAACATTTGGTGGAAGGTTTGCAGCGAAGTCGGGTTGAGGATTTGAAGGAACACTACCTTTATGCAATGGAAAATACGAAAACTGAAAAATATACCATTGCAGTAAAATATGTTTATGACCAAGTAAAACATCTGGAAGCGGGAACTGTTGCACCTGATTTCAAGGTTTTGAACATTGACGGAGAAGAAGTTGCATTGAGTGATTTTATAGGCAAAGTGGTCTATATGGATTTTTGGGCGAGTTGGTGTGGACCTTGTAAACAGCAGATTCCCCATGCCAAAAAGCTTAAAGAAAAATTTCATGATAAGGATGTAGTTTTCCTTTATTTGTCTATTGACAAAAATGAAAAGCAATGGCGTGACTTCGTAACGAACAAAGAATTATCTGGAGTTCAATTGATTGCAGGTAAAGAGAAAAACAACATCAGTCAAGTTTACCGTGTTTCGGGTGTTCCAAAATACATTTTGGTGGATAAGGAGGGCAAAATTGCAGATAGTATGGCTAAACGCCCTAGTGAGGATGGTATTGAAGATGATATTGAAGGTTTGCTAACTGAACCTGTGAAAAGCAATTAA
- a CDS encoding FAD-dependent oxidoreductase — MVSFWEQQSFLQYDYIIIGSGIVGLSAAVSLKEKQPNHKVLVLERGIFPTGASTKNAGFACIGSLAELLDDLQKMTAEEVVQLVLRRWKGLQLLRKRLGDASIDYQSFGSYELLEASEMSDLENLEQVNDLLKPMLGGKVFSVLSSKKIQEFGFSTQHFEGIVCNAFEGQLDTGKMMSCLLQYAQSLGVVVINGAEVVDFEEKKGQMQVYVQSPISQQKMTFIAAKVAVCTNAFTPKLLPNIDLKPGRGQVLITHPIDNLSFKGIFHFNQGYYYFRNIGNRVLFGGGRNLDFERETSSDFAENPIIINDLKQKLQNLILPNASFEIDMNWTGIMAFGKDKSSILRYWEESDKVVIGVRLGGMGVAIGSEMGRQIAEMLL, encoded by the coding sequence ATGGTAAGTTTTTGGGAACAACAGTCTTTTCTTCAATATGATTACATCATCATTGGCAGTGGTATTGTAGGTTTATCAGCGGCTGTATCGCTGAAAGAAAAACAACCGAATCATAAAGTTTTGGTATTGGAGCGGGGTATTTTCCCAACAGGTGCGAGTACCAAAAATGCGGGTTTTGCGTGTATTGGCAGTTTGGCAGAGTTGTTGGACGACCTTCAAAAAATGACTGCTGAAGAGGTGGTTCAATTGGTACTACGACGATGGAAGGGTTTACAACTTTTGCGTAAACGTTTGGGAGATGCTTCGATTGATTACCAATCTTTTGGCAGTTATGAACTGTTGGAAGCATCAGAAATGAGTGATTTGGAAAATTTGGAGCAGGTGAACGACTTGTTGAAGCCTATGTTGGGCGGCAAAGTTTTTAGTGTGCTTTCCTCCAAAAAAATACAAGAATTTGGCTTTTCGACTCAACATTTTGAGGGGATTGTCTGCAATGCTTTTGAAGGTCAATTGGATACGGGAAAAATGATGTCATGTTTGTTGCAATATGCCCAAAGTCTTGGAGTTGTGGTGATAAATGGAGCAGAAGTTGTTGATTTTGAAGAAAAGAAGGGGCAAATGCAAGTATATGTCCAGTCTCCTATTTCCCAACAAAAAATGACTTTCATTGCTGCAAAGGTAGCCGTTTGTACCAATGCTTTTACTCCTAAATTGTTGCCAAATATTGATTTGAAGCCTGGGAGAGGTCAAGTTTTGATTACTCATCCTATTGACAATTTGTCTTTTAAAGGCATTTTTCACTTCAATCAAGGATATTATTATTTCCGAAATATCGGTAATAGGGTTTTGTTTGGTGGTGGTCGCAATTTGGATTTTGAAAGGGAAACAAGCAGTGATTTTGCAGAAAATCCTATTATTATCAATGACTTGAAGCAAAAACTTCAAAATCTAATTTTACCAAATGCTTCTTTTGAAATAGATATGAACTGGACAGGAATTATGGCTTTTGGAAAAGATAAGTCCTCTATTCTGCGTTATTGGGAGGAGAGCGATAAAGTGGTGATAGGTGTTCGGTTAGGTGGTATGGGTGTGGCTATTGGCAGCGAAATGGGAAGACAAATAGCTGAAATGCTTTTGTAA
- a CDS encoding metalloregulator ArsR/SmtB family transcription factor, translated as MRNVQKLEKIAFILKTIAHPVRLQIVELLDLHGDLSVGEICEKLNTEQSLTSHHLSNMKLKGILSSTKDGRKVIYSLKEKSVLQILNCLDDCNCNMG; from the coding sequence GTGCGAAACGTACAAAAACTGGAAAAAATTGCTTTTATACTCAAAACAATTGCCCACCCTGTTCGGCTGCAAATCGTAGAACTGCTCGATTTGCATGGCGATTTATCTGTTGGAGAAATCTGTGAAAAACTAAACACTGAGCAGTCTTTAACTTCGCATCACCTTTCCAACATGAAATTGAAGGGAATTCTCAGTTCGACAAAAGATGGCAGAAAAGTAATTTATAGCCTCAAGGAAAAGTCTGTATTGCAAATACTCAACTGTTTAGATGACTGCAACTGCAATATGGGTTAA
- a CDS encoding NAD(P) transhydrogenase subunit alpha, translating to MIIGIIQEKIDARVVLVPEVAKKLVEKEKVNVWVENGAGGGASFSDEDYQIVGAVTKSRSDILQQADLIASIHPISKEELSKCKPQTVVISLFQPFFEKTIGEELKAMDLRAFSFDMIPRTTLAQSMDVLSSMASIAGYRAVLTAANHFPSYFPMLITAAGSIPPAKVLILGAGVAGLQAIATAKRLGGRIEAFDVRTAAKEEVESLGAKFIEVEGAKDDKSAGGYAVEQTEEYKQRQRELVHERAMRADIIITTAQLRGRKAPILVEERTVEGMKKGSVIVDLASSTGGNCALTQDNKIIKHNGVTIIGDSNLPAQMPIDASLLFSNNFYNYVKLMIKEGELHLDFEDEIIAKSYIC from the coding sequence ATGATAATCGGTATAATACAAGAAAAAATAGATGCTCGTGTGGTTCTCGTGCCAGAGGTAGCCAAAAAATTGGTAGAAAAAGAGAAAGTAAATGTATGGGTAGAAAATGGAGCTGGGGGAGGAGCATCTTTCAGCGATGAAGACTACCAAATAGTTGGAGCAGTGACAAAAAGCCGCAGTGACATTTTGCAGCAAGCAGATTTGATCGCAAGCATTCACCCAATTTCAAAGGAAGAACTGAGCAAATGTAAACCACAAACAGTGGTCATTTCCTTGTTTCAGCCTTTCTTCGAAAAAACCATTGGAGAAGAGTTGAAGGCGATGGATTTGCGTGCATTTAGTTTCGACATGATTCCTCGAACAACCCTTGCCCAATCTATGGATGTGCTTTCTTCAATGGCATCCATTGCAGGTTATCGAGCTGTTTTGACAGCGGCCAACCATTTTCCCTCTTATTTTCCTATGTTGATTACCGCAGCGGGTAGTATTCCACCTGCCAAAGTATTGATTTTGGGAGCAGGAGTAGCTGGTTTACAGGCTATTGCTACGGCAAAACGTTTGGGCGGAAGAATTGAAGCTTTTGATGTAAGAACGGCTGCAAAGGAGGAGGTAGAGAGTTTGGGGGCAAAATTTATTGAAGTAGAAGGCGCAAAAGACGATAAAAGTGCAGGAGGATATGCAGTCGAACAAACCGAAGAATACAAACAACGGCAAAGAGAATTGGTGCATGAACGAGCTATGCGTGCCGATATCATCATCACAACAGCTCAATTGCGTGGCCGAAAAGCCCCAATCTTAGTGGAAGAACGGACGGTGGAAGGCATGAAAAAAGGCTCGGTCATTGTGGATTTGGCTTCCTCAACGGGCGGCAACTGTGCTTTGACACAAGACAATAAAATCATAAAACATAACGGTGTGACAATTATTGGGGATTCCAATTTGCCCGCACAAATGCCCATAGATGCAAGTTTGTTGTTCTCCAACAATTTTTACAACTATGTAAAATTGATGATCAAAGAGGGCGAATTGCATCTTGATTTTGAAGATGAAATCATTGCCAAGAGTTATATTTGTTAG
- a CDS encoding NAD(P) transhydrogenase subunit alpha, translating into MLTIYLVVFTIFLGWELISKVPTVLHTPLMSGANAISGVVIIGAIILIRTADPSDYFTLVIATIGVILGTINVMGGFSVTNRMLEMFSKKKKK; encoded by the coding sequence ATGCTTACGATTTATTTGGTGGTGTTCACTATATTTCTTGGGTGGGAATTGATTTCCAAAGTACCCACTGTTTTGCACACACCTTTGATGTCTGGTGCTAATGCAATCAGTGGAGTGGTCATTATTGGTGCCATTATCTTGATACGCACCGCCGATCCAAGTGATTATTTTACCCTTGTCATTGCCACTATTGGGGTCATATTGGGGACAATCAATGTGATGGGTGGATTTTCGGTGACGAACCGAATGTTGGAAATGTTCAGTAAAAAGAAAAAGAAATAA